The Medicago truncatula cultivar Jemalong A17 chromosome 4, MtrunA17r5.0-ANR, whole genome shotgun sequence genome includes a region encoding these proteins:
- the LOC120579964 gene encoding secreted RxLR effector protein 161-like: MTGLGRLSYFLGFEFTTSKAGIVMHQQKYIGELLERFQMIDCNNASNPSETNAKLDECSNEEKAESTEFKQIVGSLRYLCNNRPDICFAVSIISRFMNDPRKSHLTAAKRILRYVKGTLKFGLLFPAANKVGEAELEGYSDSDWCEDIMDRKSTYGYLFKFNGVAISWCKKKQPVTP, encoded by the coding sequence ATGACTGGTTTGGGAAGATTATCTTATTTCCTTGGATTTGAGTTCACAACTAGCAAAGCAGGCATAGTGATGCATCAACAGAAGTACATTGGAGAACTGCTTGAAAGATTTCAAATGATTGATTGCAATAATGCATCAAATCCATCTGAAACAAATGCTAAACTAGATGAATGTAGTAATGAAGAAAAGGCGGAGTCTACTGAATTCAAACAGATAGTGGGATCACTAAGATACTTATGCAACAACAGACCAGATATATGCTTTGCAGTAAGTATAATCAGTAGATTCATGAATGATCCAAGGAAGTCTCATCTCACTGCAGCTAAAAGAATATTGAGATATGTGAAAGGTACATTGAAGTTTGGCCTGTTATTTCCAGCTGCAAATAAAGTAGGAGAAGCTGAATTAGAGGGATACTCTGATTCAGACTGGTGTGAAGATATAATGGATAGGAAGAGCACTTATGGCTACCTATTCAAGTTCAATGGTGTTGCAATCTCATGGTGCAAAAAGAAACaacctgtaacgccctag
- the LOC25492731 gene encoding arabinosyltransferase RRA2 has product MIERREREGPLMKNSPQSLLISRIITTVIIGVLAGCIIVFYFPNDFFVSQSITSIRHLPVAVPKTQENSAESESSDRVNMLKSEFVALLSDKNAELKKQVRELTEGKDQAEKKLLALSKQEKAGPFGTVKALRTNPTVAPDEFLNPRLANLLEKIAVKREIIVTLANSNVKAMLEVWFTNIKRVGIPNYLVVALDDEIAKFCESNKVPFYQRDPDNDIDTVGKIPNGGAVSGLKFRILREFLQLGYSVLLSDIDIVYLQNPFDHLYRDSDVESMSDGHNNMTAYGYNDVFKDHGMGWSTNVYTTRIFVYNSGFFYIRPTIPSIELLDRVAARLSKGNAWDQAVFNEELFHPSHPGYDGLHAAKRTMDIYLFMNSRVLFRTVRNDANLSKLKPVIIHVNYHRDKLPRMKAVVEYYVNGNQDALKPFPDGTPR; this is encoded by the exons ATGATTGAGCGCAGAGAAAGAGAAGGACCTTTGATGAAGAACAGCCCTCAATCTCTACTCATATCAAGGATCATTACCACTGTAATCATTGGAGTTCTTGCTGGATGCATCATAGTTTTCTATTTTCCTAATGACTTCTTTGTTTCTCAATCTATTACCTCAATTCGTCACCTACCTGTTGCTGTACCCAAGACCCAg GAAAATTCAGCTGAATCTGAATCATCAGATAGAGTTAACATGTTAAAATCAGAATTTGTGGCACTCTTATCAGATAAAAATGCAGAGCTGAAAAAACAGGTGAGGGAGTTGACGGAAGGAAAAGACCAGGCTGAAAAAAAGTTGCTTGCATTGAGTAAACAGGAAAAAGCTGGACCTTTTGGTACTGTCAAGGCATTAAGAACCAATCCTACTGTTGCTCCTGATGAATTCTTGAACCCGAGATTGGCAAATTTATTAGAGAAAATCGCAGTTAAACGAGAGATCATAGTTACCCTTGCAAACTCAAATGTGAAGGCAATGCTCGAGGTCTGGTTCACCAATATCAAGAGAGTTGGTATACCTAATTATCTAGTTGTTGCCTTAGACGATGAGATTGCAAAATTTTGTGAATCTAATAAAGTCCCATTTTACCAAAGAGACCCGGATAATGATATTGATACTGTTGGAAAAATTCCAAACGGTGGGGCTGTCTCCGGGCTTAAATTTCGTATTCTAAGAGAATTTTTGCAGTTGGGATATAGTGTTCTTCTATCAGACATCGACATTGTATATTTGCAGAATCCTTTTGATCATTTATACCGTGATTCGGATGTTGAGTCCATGAGCGATGGTCATAATAACATGACAGCTTATGGCTACAACGATGTCTTCAAAGACCATGGGATGGGTTGGTCTACTAACGTTTATACCACGAGGATATTTGTTTACAATTCTGGTTTCTTCTATATCAGACCAACCATTCCTTCAATTGAGCTTTTGGACCGTGTGGCAGCACGACTTTCGAAGGGTAATGCATGGGACCAAGCCGTTTTCAACGAGGAACTCTTTCATCCATCACATCCTGGTTATGACGGGCTTCATGCTGCTAAAAGAACTATGGATATATATCTTTTTATGAACAGCAGAGTTCTTTTCAGGACAGTGAGGAACGATGCTAACCTCAGTAAATTGAAACCGGTTATTATTCACGTGAATTACCACCGTGATAAGCTTCCGCGAATGAAAGCAGTTGTTGAATACTATGTTAATGGGAACCAAGATGCTCTCAAACCTTTTCCCGATGGCACACCTCGATAA
- the LOC25492730 gene encoding arabinosyltransferase RRA3 isoform X1 yields MIERREREGPLMKNSPQSLLISRIITTVIIGVLTGCIIVFFFPKDFFVSQSITSNRHLPVAVPKTQESSAESESSDKVNMLKSEFVALLSDKNAELKKQVSELTERLQLAEQGKDQAEKMLLALGKQEKAGPFGTVKALRTNPNVAPDESVNPRLANILDKIAVKQEIIVALANSNVKEILEVWFTNIKRVGISNYLVVALDDEIAKFCELNQVPFYKRDPDNGIDAVGKRGKRTAVSGLKFRILREFLQLGYSVLLSDTDIIYLQNPFDHLYRDSDVESMSDGHNNMTAYGYNDIYDEPVMGWSRIVHTTRIWVYNSGFFYIRPTIPSIELLDRVAARLSKEKAWDQAVFNEELFYPSHPGYDGLHAAKRTMDMYLFMNSKVLFKTVRNDAKLSKLKPVIIHVNYHPDKLPRMKAVVEYYVNGNQDALKPFPDGSKW; encoded by the exons ATGATTGAGCGCAGAGAAAGAGAAGGACCCTTGATGAAGAACAGCCCTCAATCTCTACTCATATCAAGGATCATTACCACTGTAATCATTGGAGTTCTTACTGGATGCAtcatagttttcttttttcctaAAGACTTCTTTGTTTCTCAGTCTATTACCTCAAATCGTCACCTACCTGTTGCTGTACCCAAGACCCAG GAAAGTTCAGCAGAATCTGAATCATCAGATAAAGTTAACATGTTAAAATCAGAATTTGTGGCGCTCTTATCAGATAAAAATGCAGAGCTGAAAAAACAAGTGAGTGAGTTGACGGAAAGGCTTCAGCTTGCAGAGCAAGGAAAAGACCAGGCAGAAAAAATGTTGCTTGCATTAGGTAAACAGGAAAAAGCTGGACCTTTTGGTACTGTCAAGGCATTAAGAACCAATCCTAATGTTGCTCCTGATGAATCCGTGAACCCGAGATTGGCAAATATATTAGATAAAATCGCAGTTAAACAAGAGATCATAGTTGCCCTTGCAAACTCCAATGTTAAGGAGATCCTGGAAGTCTGGTTCACTAATATCAAGAGAGTTGGTATATCTAATTATCTAGTTGTTGCCTTAGACGATGAGATTGCAAAGTTTTGTGAATTGAATCAAGTCCCATTTTACAAAAGAGACCCGGATAATGGTATTGATGCTGTTGGAAAAAGAGGAAAGAGAACGGCTGTCTCCGGGCTTAAATTTCGTATTCTAAGGGAATTTTTGCAGCTGGGATATAGCGTTCTTCTATCAGACACCGATATTATATATTTGCAGAATCCTTTTGATCATTTATACCGTGATTCGGATGTTGAGTCCATGAGCGATGGTCATAATAACATGACAGCTTATGGCTACAACGATATCTATGATGAGCCCGTGATGGGTTGGTCTCGAATAGTTCATACAACTAGGATATGGGTTTACAATTCTGGTTTCTTCTATATTAGACCAACCATTCCTTCAATTGAGCTTTTGGATCGTGTGGCGGCAAGGCTTTCCAAGGAGAAAGCATGGGACCAAGCCGTTTTTAACGAGGAACTCTTTTATCCATCGCATCCTGGTTATGACGGGCTTCATGCTGCTAAAAGGACTATGGATATGTACCTTTTTATGAATAGTAAAGTTCTTTTCAAGACAGTGAGGAACGATGCTAAACTCAGTAAATTGAAACCGGTAATTATTCACGTGAATTACCACCCTGATAAGCTTCCGCGAATGAAAGCAGTTGTTGAATATTATGTTAATGGGAACCAAGATGCTCTCAAACCTTTCCCTGATGGCTCAAAGTGGTAA
- the LOC25492730 gene encoding arabinosyltransferase RRA3 isoform X2, with amino-acid sequence MIERREREGPLMKNSPQSLLISRIITTVIIGVLTGCIIVFFFPKDFFVSQSITSNRHLPIAGLKTQESSAESESSDKVNMLKSEFVALLSDKNAELKKQVSELTERLQLAEQGKDQAEKMLLALGKQEKAGPFGTVKALRTNPNVAPDESVNPRLANILDKIAVKQEIIVALANSNVKEILEVWFTNIKRVGISNYLVVALDDEIAKFCELNQVPFYKRDPDNGIDAVGKRGKRTAVSGLKFRILREFLQLGYSVLLSDTDIIYLQNPFDHLYRDSDVESMSDGHNNMTAYGYNDIYDEPVMGWSRIVHTTRIWVYNSGFFYIRPTIPSIELLDRVAARLSKEKAWDQAVFNEELFYPSHPGYDGLHAAKRTMDMYLFMNSKVLFKTVRNDAKLSKLKPVIIHVNYHPDKLPRMKAVVEYYVNGNQDALKPFPDGSKW; translated from the exons ATGATTGAGCGCAGAGAAAGAGAAGGACCTTTGATGAAGAACAGCCCTCAATCTCTACTCATATCAAGGATCATTACCACTGTAATCATTGGAGTTCTTACTGGATGCAtcatagttttcttttttcctaAAGACTTCTTTGTTTCTCAGTCTATTACCTCAAATCGTCACCTACCTATTGCTGGACTCAAGACTCAg GAAAGTTCAGCAGAATCTGAATCATCAGATAAAGTTAACATGTTAAAATCAGAATTTGTGGCGCTCTTATCAGATAAAAATGCAGAGCTGAAAAAACAAGTGAGTGAGTTGACGGAAAGGCTTCAGCTTGCAGAGCAAGGAAAAGACCAGGCAGAAAAAATGTTGCTTGCATTAGGTAAACAGGAAAAAGCTGGACCTTTTGGTACTGTCAAGGCATTAAGAACCAATCCTAATGTTGCTCCTGATGAATCCGTGAACCCGAGATTGGCAAATATATTAGATAAAATCGCAGTTAAACAAGAGATCATAGTTGCCCTTGCAAACTCCAATGTTAAGGAGATCCTGGAAGTCTGGTTCACTAATATCAAGAGAGTTGGTATATCTAATTATCTAGTTGTTGCCTTAGACGATGAGATTGCAAAGTTTTGTGAATTGAATCAAGTCCCATTTTACAAAAGAGACCCGGATAATGGTATTGATGCTGTTGGAAAAAGAGGAAAGAGAACGGCTGTCTCCGGGCTTAAATTTCGTATTCTAAGGGAATTTTTGCAGCTGGGATATAGCGTTCTTCTATCAGACACCGATATTATATATTTGCAGAATCCTTTTGATCATTTATACCGTGATTCGGATGTTGAGTCCATGAGCGATGGTCATAATAACATGACAGCTTATGGCTACAACGATATCTATGATGAGCCCGTGATGGGTTGGTCTCGAATAGTTCATACAACTAGGATATGGGTTTACAATTCTGGTTTCTTCTATATTAGACCAACCATTCCTTCAATTGAGCTTTTGGATCGTGTGGCGGCAAGGCTTTCCAAGGAGAAAGCATGGGACCAAGCCGTTTTTAACGAGGAACTCTTTTATCCATCGCATCCTGGTTATGACGGGCTTCATGCTGCTAAAAGGACTATGGATATGTACCTTTTTATGAATAGTAAAGTTCTTTTCAAGACAGTGAGGAACGATGCTAAACTCAGTAAATTGAAACCGGTAATTATTCACGTGAATTACCACCCTGATAAGCTTCCGCGAATGAAAGCAGTTGTTGAATATTATGTTAATGGGAACCAAGATGCTCTCAAACCTTTCCCTGATGGCTCAAAGTGGTAA